The Bos indicus x Bos taurus breed Angus x Brahman F1 hybrid chromosome 10, Bos_hybrid_MaternalHap_v2.0, whole genome shotgun sequence genome has a segment encoding these proteins:
- the IRF9 gene encoding interferon regulatory factor 9 isoform X1 codes for MASGRTRCTRKLRNWVVEQVESGQFPGVCWEDAAKTMFRIPWKHAGKQDFREDQDAAFFKAWAIYKGKYREGSSEGPAIWKTRLRCALNKSCEFEEVPEIGHRDGAEPYKVYRLLPPGTVPAQSGTQKLPSKRPHSSASSEKKEEEVTAKNCILSPSLLQEPPQNEMVETNGGAGRLDFGSTGSSSSSSSSSGSSSSSSNSPEPQEGRDTAEALFQGELLSLEVLPPPDSDYSLLLTFIYNGRVVGEAQVQSLDCRLVAEPSSSQCSMEQVIFPKPDPREPAHRLLNQLQRGVLLASNSRGLFVQRLCPIPISWNAPQMPPGPGPHLLPTNECVELFRTSYFCRDLARYFQGLGPPPKFQVTLNFWEENPDPSHTSQSLIAVQMEQAFARRMLKETPEEQAATLSLLQSLQDPVPPLLSIPPVFFETASASLLSTCLPQ; via the exons ATGGCATCAGGCAGGACGCGCTGCACCCGAAAGCTCCGGAACTGGGTGGTGGAGCAAGTGGAGAGCGGGCAGTTCCCAGGAGTGTGCTGGGAGGATGCGGCCAAGACCATGTTCCGGATCCCCTGGAAGCACGCAGGCAAGCAGGACTTCCGGGAGGACCAGGATGCCGCCTTCTTCAAG GCCTGGGCGATATACAAGGGGAAGTACAGGGAGGGGAGCTCGGAAGGCCCTGCCATCTGGAAGACTCGTTTGCGCTGTGCTCTCAACAAAAGTTGTGAATTTGAGGAGGTTCCTGAGATCGGCCACAGGGATGGCGCTGAGCCCTACAAGGTGTACCGACTGCTGCCACCAGGAACTGTCCCCG CTCAATCAGGGACCCAGAAATTACCATCAAAGCGACCCCACAGTTCTGCATCCtctgagaagaaagaggaagaagttaCCGCAAAGAACTGCATACTCAGCCCCTCGTTGCTCCAGGAGCCCCCTCAGAAT gagatggtggagaCCAATGGGGGAGCTGGCCGTTTAGACTTTGGGAGCACCggaagcagcagtagcagcagcagcagcagtggaagcagcagcagcagcagcaacagccctgAGCCTCAGGAAG GTAGGGACACAGCTGAGGCTCTTTTCCAGGGAGAACTGCTGTCCCTGGAGGTTCTGCCCCCTCCAGATTCAG ACTACTCTCTGCTGCTCACCTTCATCTACAACGGGCGTGTGGTGGGTGAGGCCCAGGTGCAGAGCCTGGACTGCCGCCTCGTGGCTGAGCCCTCAAGCTCCCAGTGCAGCATGGAGCAGGTGATCTTTCCCAAACCCGACCCACGCGAGCCCGCCCACCGTCTGCTGAACCAGCTCCAGAGAGGGGTCCTGCTGGCCAGCAACTCCCGGGGCCTCTTTGTGCAGCGCCTCTGCCCCATTCCCATCTCCTGGAACGCGCCCCAGATGCCACCTGGCCCGGGTCCGCACCTGCTGCCCACCAACGAGTGCGTGGAGCTCTTCAGAACCAGCTACTTCTGCAGAG ACTTGGCCAGGTACTTCCAGGGCCTGGGGCCCCCACCCAAGTTTCAAGTGACACTGAACTTCTGGGAGGAGAACCCTGACCCCAGCCACACCTCACAGAGTCTGATTGCGGTGCAG ATGGAGCAGGCCTTTGCCCGACGTATGCTGAAGGAGACCCCAGAGGAGCAGGCGGCCACCCTGTCTCTGCTGCAGAGCCTGCAGGACCCGGTGCCTCCTCTCCTCTCTATCCCGCCCGTCTTCTTTGAGACAGCCTCAGCCTCCTTGCTGTCAACCTGCCTCCCACAGTGA
- the REC8 gene encoding meiotic recombination protein REC8 homolog, protein MFYYPNVLQRHTGCFATIWLAATRGCRLVKREYLNVNVVKTCEEILNYVLVRVQPPLPGAPRPRFSLYLSAQLQIGVIRVYSQQCQYLVEDIQHILERLHRAQLQIRIDMVETELPSLLLPDHLARMETLEDAPDPFFGMMSVAPMLPDPFDIPQVRHLLEAVTPEKVPEEIPPEVPVEPRKPERIRVTPEAITIQEAEPIRMLRIEGELDLPEVSRRELDLLIAEEDEAILLEERRLELKEEPWAPEREITVPPPSPLALVGVEEAAEPLPREVLAPEELKPEVPLTEVTPPLELRPPPIPVSPEWRRPPVPPPPRGPPARRRRRQLLFWDEETQISRKEFQEQLQTRAHCRECPMVQPPERMIRTPVELFRNPTYSGWLPPELLAFWTHCAQPPPRALRRRLPEELEEAEREAAAEEERRKAETPSDIEVLREAQEPSGPLMVSSELSLEVAEEEKTRISLVPPEERWAWVEAEQPEAPVLPVVPELPEVPVELPVELPPEPELLSLEAVHRAVARELQADREPDFSSLVPPLSPRRMAARVFYLLLVLAAQQILRVKQEEPYGRLLIQPGPRFHDS, encoded by the exons ATGTTCTATTATCCCAATGTGCTTCAGCGCCACACCGGCTGCTTCGCCACCATCTG GCTGGCAGCGACGCGGGGCTGCCGGTTGGTGAAGCGCGAATACCTGAACGTGAATGTGGTGAAGACCTG CGAGGAAATCCTCAATTACGTGCTGGTGCGAGTTCAGCCCCCGCTGCCGGGTGCACCGCGGCCCCGCTTCTCGCTCTACCTCTCAGCGCAGCTCCAGATTGGCGTCATCCGGGTCTACTCTCAACAATGCCAGTACCTTGTAG AAGACATCCAGCATATCCTGGAGCGCCTGCACCGGGCACAGCTGCAGATCCGCATTGATATGGTGGAGACTGAACT ACCCAGCCTGCTGCTGCCTGACCACCTGGCCAGGATGGAGACTCTGGAAGATGCTCCAGACCCCTTTTTTGGGATGATGTCTGTGGCTCCCATGCTGCCTGATCCCTTTGATATCCCTCAG GTTCGACACCTTCTAGAGGCTGTGACCCCAGAGAAAGTTCCTGAAGAGATCCCTCCTGAAGTCCCCGTAGAGCCTCGGAAGCCAG AAAGGATTCGGGTCACCCCCGAAGCCATCACGATCCAGGAGGCGGAGCCCATACGTATGCTGCGGATCGAG GGTGAACTGGACCTCCCAGAAGTCAGCCGCCGAGAATTGGACCTGCTGATTGCTGAGGAGGATGAAGCCATCTTGTTAGAGGAACGTCGGCTAG AATTAAAAGAGGAGCCCTGGGCCCCAGAGCGGGAGATCACAGTACCCCCGCCCTCGCCTTTAGCTCTTGTAGG GGTGGAGGAGGCAGCAGAGCCACTTCCCAGGGAGGTCCTGGCCCCAGAGGAGCTGAAGCCGGAGGTCCCACTTACCG AGGTGACACCCCCGCTGGAGCTGCGTCCGCCACCCATCCCAGTCAGCCCTGAG TGGAGGAGGCCCCCagtccccccacctcccaggggCCCACCAGCTCGCCGTCGCCGCCGCCAGTTGTTATTCTGGGACGAAGAGACTCAGATCTCCCGGAAGGAATTCCAGGAACAACTGCAAACCAGAGCCCACTGCAGGGAGTGT CCAATGGTCCAGCCTCCTGAGAGGATGATCAGGACTCCTGTGGAGCTGTTCCGAAACCCGACTTACT CTGGCTGGCTACCCCCAGAACTGCTGGCTTTCTGGACCCACTGTGCCCAGCCACCTCCAAGGGCACTAAGGCGAAGGCTGCCTGAGGAGCTGGAAGAGGCTGAGAGGGAGGCAGCGGctgaggaggaaaggagaaaggctGAGACTCCGAGCGATATTGAG GTCCTGAGGGAGGCCCAGGAGCCCAGTGGGCCCCTCATGGTATCTTCTG AGCTCTCCCTGGAAGTAGCTGAGGAGGAGAAGACCCGCATCAGCCTCGTGCCCCCGGAAGAGCGGTG GGCCTGGGTGGAGGCGGAGCAGCCAGAGGCCCCTGTGCTGCCTGTGGTGCCTGAGCTCCCAGAGGTGCCCGTGGAGCTGCCCGTGGAGCTGCCCCCAGAGCCCGAGCTGCTCTCGCTGGAGGCTGTGCACAG GGCAGTGGCGCGGGAGCTGCAGGCCGACAGGGAGCCCGACTTCAGCAGCCTGGTGCCACCTCTCAGCCCCCGCAGGATGGCCGCCCGCGTCTTCTACCTGCTCCTGG TGCTTGCCGCACAGCAGATCCTTCGTGTGAAACAAGAAGAGCCATATGGGCGCCTCCTGATCCAGCCAGGGCCCCGATTCCACGACAGTTAA
- the IRF9 gene encoding interferon regulatory factor 9 isoform X2 has protein sequence MPRISLQTSQLGMLKRKHFWMASGRTRCTRKLRNWVVEQVESGQFPGVCWEDAAKTMFRIPWKHAGKQDFREDQDAAFFKAWAIYKGKYREGSSEGPAIWKTRLRCALNKSCEFEEVPEIGHRDGAEPYKVYRLLPPGTVPAQSGTQKLPSKRPHSSASSEKKEEEVTAKNCILSPSLLQEPPQNEMVETNGGAGRLDFGSTGSSSSSSSSSGSSSSSSNSPEPQEGRDTAEALFQGELLSLEVLPPPDSDYSLLLTFIYNGRVVGEAQVQSLDCRLVAEPSSSQCSMEQVIFPKPDPREPAHRLLNQLQRGVLLASNSRGLFVQRLCPIPISWNAPQMPPGPGPHLLPTNECVELFRTSYFCRDLARYFQGLGPPPKFQVTLNFWEENPDPSHTSQSLIAVQMEQAFARRMLKETPEEQAATLSLLQSLQDPVPPLLSIPPVFFETASASLLSTCLPQ, from the exons ATGCCTAGGATTTCCCTCCAGACGTCACAGCTTGGGAtgttaaaaagaaagcatttttg GATGGCATCAGGCAGGACGCGCTGCACCCGAAAGCTCCGGAACTGGGTGGTGGAGCAAGTGGAGAGCGGGCAGTTCCCAGGAGTGTGCTGGGAGGATGCGGCCAAGACCATGTTCCGGATCCCCTGGAAGCACGCAGGCAAGCAGGACTTCCGGGAGGACCAGGATGCCGCCTTCTTCAAG GCCTGGGCGATATACAAGGGGAAGTACAGGGAGGGGAGCTCGGAAGGCCCTGCCATCTGGAAGACTCGTTTGCGCTGTGCTCTCAACAAAAGTTGTGAATTTGAGGAGGTTCCTGAGATCGGCCACAGGGATGGCGCTGAGCCCTACAAGGTGTACCGACTGCTGCCACCAGGAACTGTCCCCG CTCAATCAGGGACCCAGAAATTACCATCAAAGCGACCCCACAGTTCTGCATCCtctgagaagaaagaggaagaagttaCCGCAAAGAACTGCATACTCAGCCCCTCGTTGCTCCAGGAGCCCCCTCAGAAT gagatggtggagaCCAATGGGGGAGCTGGCCGTTTAGACTTTGGGAGCACCggaagcagcagtagcagcagcagcagcagtggaagcagcagcagcagcagcaacagccctgAGCCTCAGGAAG GTAGGGACACAGCTGAGGCTCTTTTCCAGGGAGAACTGCTGTCCCTGGAGGTTCTGCCCCCTCCAGATTCAG ACTACTCTCTGCTGCTCACCTTCATCTACAACGGGCGTGTGGTGGGTGAGGCCCAGGTGCAGAGCCTGGACTGCCGCCTCGTGGCTGAGCCCTCAAGCTCCCAGTGCAGCATGGAGCAGGTGATCTTTCCCAAACCCGACCCACGCGAGCCCGCCCACCGTCTGCTGAACCAGCTCCAGAGAGGGGTCCTGCTGGCCAGCAACTCCCGGGGCCTCTTTGTGCAGCGCCTCTGCCCCATTCCCATCTCCTGGAACGCGCCCCAGATGCCACCTGGCCCGGGTCCGCACCTGCTGCCCACCAACGAGTGCGTGGAGCTCTTCAGAACCAGCTACTTCTGCAGAG ACTTGGCCAGGTACTTCCAGGGCCTGGGGCCCCCACCCAAGTTTCAAGTGACACTGAACTTCTGGGAGGAGAACCCTGACCCCAGCCACACCTCACAGAGTCTGATTGCGGTGCAG ATGGAGCAGGCCTTTGCCCGACGTATGCTGAAGGAGACCCCAGAGGAGCAGGCGGCCACCCTGTCTCTGCTGCAGAGCCTGCAGGACCCGGTGCCTCCTCTCCTCTCTATCCCGCCCGTCTTCTTTGAGACAGCCTCAGCCTCCTTGCTGTCAACCTGCCTCCCACAGTGA